A section of the Kribbella sp. HUAS MG21 genome encodes:
- a CDS encoding class I SAM-dependent methyltransferase — protein MRSHLAEGWDANAAAWIEWTRRGLDSYRTHKLAFLPLIPRPGRLTVDIGAGEGRVSRELRASGHRVLAIDRSPTMTRAAATHPEEPVPAVVADATQLPLPDAAADCAVAFMCLHDIDDVVPAIAEAGRILAPDGKLVLAIVHPLNSAGHFEPDGSFVIPDAYTQARHYATTRTRDDLSMTYHGIHRPLQTYTEAIADAGLVIERLREYGSDDPADKWYRVPLFLHIVASRPAVGSG, from the coding sequence ATGCGATCGCATCTGGCCGAGGGCTGGGACGCCAACGCCGCAGCGTGGATCGAGTGGACGCGCCGCGGGCTCGACAGCTACCGCACCCACAAACTGGCATTCCTGCCACTGATCCCACGGCCCGGCCGGCTCACTGTGGACATCGGTGCGGGCGAGGGCCGCGTCAGTCGTGAACTGCGAGCGTCAGGCCACCGGGTCCTGGCCATCGACCGTTCGCCGACCATGACGCGGGCCGCGGCGACGCATCCGGAGGAACCTGTACCGGCCGTCGTCGCCGACGCGACACAGCTCCCGCTGCCCGACGCGGCCGCCGACTGCGCTGTCGCGTTCATGTGCCTGCACGACATCGACGACGTCGTACCGGCGATCGCCGAGGCCGGCCGGATCCTCGCGCCGGACGGCAAGCTCGTGCTGGCCATCGTGCACCCGCTCAACTCCGCGGGCCATTTCGAGCCGGACGGTTCGTTCGTGATCCCGGACGCGTACACGCAGGCCAGGCACTACGCCACCACGCGCACCCGCGACGACCTGTCGATGACGTACCACGGCATCCACCGGCCACTGCAGACCTACACCGAGGCCATCGCCGACGCCGGGCTGGTGATCGAGCGGCTGCGGGAGTACGGCAGCGATGATCCCGCTGACAAGTGGTACCGGGTCCCGCTGTTCCTGCACATCGTGGCTTCCCGGCCGGCTGTCGGATCCGGGTGA